The Streptomyces cynarae genome contains a region encoding:
- a CDS encoding gamma-glutamyltransferase family protein encodes MFTTRPTLQGTFGMVSSTHWLASQSAMAVLEDGGNAFDAAVAGAFVLHVVEPHLNGPAGEVPILLAPAGGGVRVLCGQGVAPAGATVAHYRALGLDLVPGTGPLAAAVPGAFDAWMLLLRDHGTKTLADVLKYAIGYAEHGHPPVERVGQTVETVRKMFETEWTSSAEVYLPGGRPPRPGEPLRNPALAATWKRLLAEVAGAGDREAQIEAARRVWRCGFIAEALVRQAERPTMDTSGERHRGTLTADDLTSWSAAYETPATYDWNGWTVCKAGPWSQGPVLLQQLALLPPELPRYGSADYVHLLIEGCKLAMADREAWYGDAAEVPLGDLLSDAYNAERRALIGDKASYELRPGAPGGRVPRLSEYARVVAADDPNFDPMGVGEPTVAKSPTSPVPGEPDVTADGATRGDTCHLDVVDRWGNMIAATPSGGWLQSNPVVPELGFPLGTRLQMTWLDEGLPNSLTPGRRPRTTLTPSIALRDGVPVLAFGTPGGDQQDQWQLHFFLAAALRPHIRGSLDLQGAIDAPNWHNDSFPGSFYPRGMRPGSVTVESRMDPEVVAELRRRGHDVTVGEAWSEGRLCAVARDPGTGVLSAAANPRGMQGYAVGR; translated from the coding sequence ATGTTCACCACACGCCCCACCCTCCAGGGCACGTTCGGCATGGTGTCCTCCACCCACTGGCTGGCCTCCCAGTCGGCGATGGCCGTACTGGAGGACGGCGGCAACGCGTTCGACGCGGCCGTGGCGGGCGCGTTCGTGCTGCACGTCGTGGAACCGCACCTCAACGGTCCCGCCGGCGAGGTCCCGATCCTGCTCGCCCCGGCGGGCGGCGGGGTGCGGGTGCTGTGCGGGCAGGGCGTCGCGCCCGCTGGGGCCACCGTCGCCCACTACAGGGCACTCGGTCTGGATCTCGTCCCCGGCACCGGGCCCCTCGCCGCCGCCGTCCCGGGAGCCTTCGACGCCTGGATGCTGCTGCTGCGCGACCACGGCACCAAGACCCTCGCCGACGTCCTGAAGTACGCCATCGGCTACGCCGAGCACGGGCACCCGCCCGTGGAGCGCGTAGGCCAGACGGTCGAGACCGTGCGAAAGATGTTCGAGACCGAGTGGACCTCCTCGGCCGAGGTGTACCTGCCCGGCGGGAGGCCGCCGCGCCCCGGCGAGCCGCTGCGCAACCCGGCGCTGGCCGCCACCTGGAAGCGGCTGCTCGCCGAGGTGGCGGGGGCCGGCGACCGGGAGGCACAGATCGAGGCCGCGCGCCGGGTGTGGCGCTGCGGGTTCATCGCCGAGGCCCTGGTGCGGCAGGCGGAGCGGCCCACCATGGACACCAGCGGCGAACGCCACCGCGGCACCCTGACGGCCGACGACCTGACCTCCTGGTCGGCCGCCTACGAGACCCCGGCGACCTACGACTGGAACGGCTGGACCGTGTGCAAGGCGGGCCCCTGGAGCCAGGGCCCCGTCCTCCTCCAGCAGCTCGCCCTGCTCCCGCCCGAGCTGCCCCGGTACGGCTCCGCGGACTACGTCCACCTGCTGATCGAGGGGTGCAAGCTCGCCATGGCCGACCGCGAGGCCTGGTACGGCGACGCGGCCGAGGTCCCGCTCGGTGACCTGCTGTCGGACGCCTACAACGCCGAGCGGCGCGCCCTGATCGGCGACAAGGCGTCGTACGAGCTGCGCCCCGGCGCCCCCGGAGGCCGCGTGCCGCGCCTGAGCGAGTACGCGCGCGTGGTGGCCGCCGACGATCCGAACTTCGACCCCATGGGCGTCGGCGAGCCGACCGTGGCGAAGAGCCCGACGTCGCCCGTGCCCGGTGAGCCGGACGTCACCGCCGACGGCGCCACCCGTGGCGACACCTGCCACCTCGACGTCGTCGACCGCTGGGGCAACATGATCGCGGCCACGCCCAGCGGCGGCTGGCTCCAGTCCAACCCGGTCGTGCCCGAGCTGGGCTTTCCACTCGGCACCCGGCTGCAGATGACCTGGCTCGACGAGGGCCTGCCGAACTCCCTCACGCCGGGGCGCCGCCCCCGTACCACCCTCACCCCCTCGATCGCCCTGCGCGACGGGGTGCCGGTGCTGGCGTTCGGCACGCCCGGCGGCGACCAGCAGGACCAGTGGCAGCTCCACTTCTTCCTGGCGGCCGCCCTGCGCCCGCACATCCGTGGCAGCCTCGACCTGCAAGGCGCCATCGACGCCCCGAACTGGCACAACGACAGCTTCCCCGGCTCCTTCTACCCGCGCGGCATGCGTCCCGGCAGCGTCACGGTCGAGTCCCGCATGGACCCGGAGGTCGTCGCTGAGCTGCGCCGGCGCGGCCATGACGTCACCGTCGGCGAGGCCTGGTCGGAGGGGCGGCTGTGCGCGGTCGCCCGGGACCCGGGGACGGGCGTGCTCTCGGCCGCTGCCAATCCGCGGGGCATGCAGGGGTACGCGGTGGGCCGCTGA
- a CDS encoding TetR/AcrR family transcriptional regulator, with the protein MTAFADPAEVPGRQPEQGLRADAERNRDRILAAARRLYATEGLGVSMASIAREAGVGKATLSRRFASREELVTAVFADRMDAYADAVSEALADPDPWHGFIRYIEAVCAMQAADRGFADVLTMTFPAAKALEARRAEAYNGFVEVITRARNSGHLRDDFTPEDLVVLLMANAGVVAATGDAAPDTWRRLVGQMLRAYATPGTELPPLPPAPAPRALYRAMIRLARPVPGTP; encoded by the coding sequence ATGACCGCATTCGCAGATCCCGCCGAAGTCCCAGGCCGGCAGCCCGAGCAGGGTCTGCGCGCCGATGCCGAGCGCAATCGTGACCGCATCCTCGCCGCAGCCCGCCGCCTCTACGCCACCGAAGGGCTCGGTGTTTCCATGGCCTCCATCGCCCGCGAGGCAGGCGTGGGCAAGGCCACCCTCTCCCGCCGCTTCGCCAGCCGGGAAGAGCTTGTCACCGCGGTCTTCGCCGACCGGATGGACGCCTACGCCGACGCAGTCAGCGAGGCACTCGCCGACCCCGATCCCTGGCACGGCTTCATCCGCTACATCGAGGCCGTCTGCGCGATGCAGGCCGCCGACCGGGGGTTCGCCGATGTCCTGACCATGACCTTCCCCGCGGCCAAAGCGCTCGAAGCCCGGCGCGCCGAGGCGTACAACGGATTCGTCGAAGTCATCACCCGTGCCCGGAACAGCGGACACCTGCGCGACGACTTCACCCCGGAGGACTTGGTCGTCCTGCTGATGGCCAACGCCGGCGTCGTCGCCGCCACCGGCGATGCGGCCCCCGACACCTGGCGCCGCCTGGTCGGCCAGATGCTCCGCGCCTACGCCACCCCCGGAACCGAGCTCCCGCCCCTGCCTCCGGCCCCTGCTCCCCGCGCCCTCTACCGCGCCATGATCCGACTCGCCCGCCCCGTGCCCGGCACGCCCTGA
- a CDS encoding inositol monophosphatase family protein: MIDDYETIDGFLAHGTADVEEAVRKAAATEIMPRFCRLAAHEIDEKNGPHDLVTDADRNAEAHLTEVLPRLLPGSVVVGEEAVHANPVTYEAIRGEAPVWIVDPVDGTRQFVHGDPGFCTLVALAQGGVVRASWTYAPALDRLATAIRGKGAFLDGERLRAGSPAAGRDLEVATSHPDYTTDEEKRALLGLWTDGVRPRPCGSAGLEYLNIARGVLDGTAFSWEAAWDHAAGLLLVEEAGGATLTLTGEPFRITGGNALPFTAARDETTARRVVKLLSGAA, from the coding sequence ATGATCGACGACTACGAAACCATCGACGGGTTTCTCGCGCACGGCACGGCAGACGTCGAGGAGGCCGTGCGCAAGGCGGCCGCCACCGAGATCATGCCCCGCTTCTGCCGGCTCGCCGCGCACGAGATCGACGAGAAGAACGGACCGCACGACCTGGTCACGGACGCCGACCGCAACGCCGAGGCCCACCTCACCGAGGTGCTCCCGAGGCTGCTGCCCGGCTCGGTCGTGGTGGGCGAGGAGGCGGTGCACGCCAACCCGGTGACCTACGAGGCCATCCGGGGCGAGGCCCCCGTCTGGATCGTCGACCCGGTCGACGGCACCCGCCAGTTCGTGCACGGCGACCCCGGGTTCTGCACGCTGGTCGCGCTCGCCCAGGGCGGTGTCGTACGCGCCTCGTGGACGTACGCCCCGGCCCTGGACCGGCTCGCCACGGCGATACGGGGGAAGGGCGCGTTCCTCGACGGCGAGCGCCTGCGAGCGGGCTCTCCCGCGGCGGGCCGCGACCTGGAGGTGGCCACGTCGCACCCCGACTACACCACGGACGAGGAGAAGCGCGCGCTGCTCGGACTGTGGACGGACGGCGTCCGCCCGCGCCCGTGCGGCTCGGCGGGCCTCGAGTACCTCAACATCGCCCGGGGCGTCCTCGACGGCACCGCTTTTTCCTGGGAAGCGGCGTGGGATCACGCGGCCGGGCTGCTGCTGGTCGAGGAGGCGGGCGGCGCCACCCTCACCCTGACAGGCGAACCGTTCCGGATCACCGGCGGCAACGCGCTGCCGTTCACCGCGGCACGGGACGAGACCACGGCGCGCCGGGTGGTCAAGCTGCTGTCCGGCGCCGCCTGA
- a CDS encoding TIGR03842 family LLM class F420-dependent oxidoreductase, translated as MDFGLVLQTDPPASRVVSLMKRAERNGFRYGWTFDSAVLWQEPFVIYSQILANTQKLTVGPMVTNPGTRTWEVTASTFATLNDMFGNRTVCGIGRGDSAMRVAGRKPNTLARISEAMKVIRALGSGREADLGGGTVVKFPWIRPGARLPVWMAAYGPKALKMTGEEADGFILQLADLYLTEYMVKAVKDAAAAAGRDPSEVRICVAAPAYVTEDDSPEALAHAREQCRWFGGMVGNHVADLVAKYGEHSSAVPEELTDYIKARQSYDYAHHGRSGNPDTQFVPDEIVDRFCVIGPVEKHIEKLKALRELGVDQFAVYDMHDAQEAVIDAYGSQVIPAVNG; from the coding sequence ATGGACTTCGGACTCGTCCTGCAGACCGACCCGCCGGCCTCGCGGGTCGTCAGCCTGATGAAGAGAGCCGAGCGCAACGGCTTCCGCTACGGCTGGACCTTCGACTCCGCCGTGCTGTGGCAGGAGCCGTTCGTGATCTACAGCCAGATCCTGGCCAACACCCAGAAGCTGACGGTCGGCCCGATGGTGACGAACCCGGGCACCCGCACCTGGGAGGTCACCGCTTCCACGTTCGCCACCCTCAACGACATGTTCGGCAACCGCACGGTCTGCGGCATCGGTCGCGGCGACTCGGCGATGCGCGTCGCGGGCCGCAAACCCAACACCCTGGCCCGCATCAGCGAGGCCATGAAGGTCATCCGGGCGCTGGGCAGCGGCCGGGAGGCCGACCTCGGCGGCGGCACCGTCGTCAAGTTCCCCTGGATCAGACCGGGCGCCAGGCTTCCCGTGTGGATGGCGGCGTACGGCCCCAAGGCCCTCAAGATGACCGGAGAGGAGGCCGACGGGTTCATTCTCCAGCTGGCCGACCTGTATCTGACCGAGTACATGGTCAAGGCGGTCAAGGACGCGGCAGCGGCCGCCGGGCGCGACCCGTCCGAGGTGAGGATCTGCGTCGCCGCCCCCGCCTACGTCACCGAGGACGACTCGCCCGAGGCGCTGGCGCACGCCCGTGAGCAGTGCCGCTGGTTCGGCGGCATGGTCGGGAACCACGTAGCCGACCTCGTCGCCAAGTACGGCGAGCACTCCTCGGCCGTCCCCGAGGAGCTCACCGACTACATCAAGGCCCGCCAAAGTTACGACTACGCCCACCACGGGCGCAGCGGAAACCCCGACACCCAGTTCGTGCCCGACGAGATCGTCGACCGGTTCTGCGTCATCGGCCCGGTCGAGAAGCACATCGAGAAGCTGAAGGCACTGCGCGAGCTGGGCGTCGACCAGTTCGCCGTCTACGACATGCACGACGCACAGGAAGCCGTCATCGACGCGTACGGGAGCCAGGTCATCCCGGCCGTCAACGGCTGA
- a CDS encoding SDR family NAD(P)-dependent oxidoreductase, translating to MPTIAIIGAGPGMGLAIARTFGSRGFDVALIARTKEKLQTLVDQLGQEGITAAAFPADVLDRASLTDALDAAKAHFGGIDVLEYSSAPHSPVPGFTMAAPSQATVDNLQPQIEYSFYGAVAAAQAVLPAMREADAGTLLFTTGAGSVDPNPVMGNVNAAAAALRNWAVNLNKELAGTGVYAAHVAIGVWIGGGGPEGAPTATAEQIAPLYWELYESRDRAEAVFTA from the coding sequence GTGCCCACCATCGCCATCATCGGCGCCGGCCCCGGCATGGGCCTGGCCATCGCCCGCACATTCGGCAGCCGCGGCTTCGACGTCGCCCTGATCGCGCGCACCAAGGAGAAGCTTCAGACGCTGGTCGACCAGCTCGGCCAGGAAGGCATCACGGCCGCTGCGTTCCCCGCCGACGTCCTCGACCGCGCCTCCCTCACCGACGCCCTTGACGCCGCCAAGGCCCACTTCGGCGGCATCGACGTACTGGAGTACTCCTCGGCCCCGCACTCCCCGGTACCCGGCTTCACCATGGCAGCCCCCTCCCAGGCAACGGTGGACAATCTGCAGCCGCAGATCGAGTACAGCTTCTACGGCGCCGTCGCCGCCGCCCAGGCGGTGCTGCCCGCCATGCGTGAGGCCGACGCCGGAACCCTGCTGTTCACCACCGGCGCCGGCTCGGTCGACCCCAACCCCGTGATGGGCAACGTCAACGCGGCCGCGGCAGCCCTGCGCAACTGGGCCGTCAACCTGAACAAGGAGCTGGCAGGCACCGGCGTGTACGCCGCCCATGTCGCGATCGGTGTCTGGATCGGCGGGGGCGGCCCGGAGGGCGCCCCGACGGCCACCGCCGAGCAGATCGCCCCCCTGTACTGGGAGCTGTACGAGAGCCGCGACCGCGCCGAGGCCGTCTTCACGGCCTGA
- a CDS encoding DUF6480 family protein — MNRDSGTGGTRNRQYGSSDPEPSQTPGVEPGGVPPGETPPGESSTAEVTHRDDYDRTRGWAKGPLIAIIALVVLVAGFFLAYAISLMR; from the coding sequence ATGAACCGGGACAGCGGAACAGGGGGGACGCGGAACCGTCAGTACGGTTCTTCCGACCCCGAGCCGTCGCAGACCCCGGGGGTGGAACCGGGCGGGGTGCCTCCGGGAGAGACTCCGCCGGGTGAGAGCAGCACTGCGGAGGTCACTCATCGGGACGACTACGACCGGACGCGGGGCTGGGCGAAGGGACCGCTGATCGCCATCATCGCGCTCGTGGTGCTGGTGGCCGGGTTCTTCCTCGCGTACGCGATATCGCTGATGCGGTGA
- a CDS encoding YqjF family protein, protein MIDGDPVGMVSLAAEQRVRLPALAAGWLTQTFVHWPFRTDQVQRLLPEGLTVDEYEGAAWVSFTPFLMADVRPAVLPGATPGLPTFPETNLRTYVRGPDGRDGLWFLSIEVGNPLMLAARAVGAPYNPGRLSLTHDGDVVRYSGARRGGSPSYEVAVRPGRPLTPTQRDVWLTSRWRAYTRRLGMLWETPVEHEPWSLRAAVLERFEETVTRAAGLPPPEAEPVVHFSEGVRQVRMGASRPLSPSRPAH, encoded by the coding sequence GTGATCGACGGGGACCCGGTCGGCATGGTGTCCCTCGCGGCGGAGCAGCGCGTCCGCCTGCCGGCCCTGGCGGCAGGATGGCTGACGCAGACCTTCGTGCACTGGCCCTTCCGCACCGACCAGGTGCAGCGCCTGCTGCCGGAGGGCCTGACCGTGGACGAGTACGAGGGCGCGGCCTGGGTCAGCTTCACGCCGTTCCTGATGGCCGACGTACGGCCTGCGGTCCTGCCCGGCGCGACGCCCGGCCTCCCCACGTTTCCGGAGACCAACCTGCGCACCTACGTCCGGGGCCCCGACGGGCGCGACGGGCTGTGGTTCCTGTCCATCGAGGTGGGCAACCCCCTCATGCTGGCGGCCCGCGCGGTGGGCGCACCGTACAACCCGGGCCGGCTGAGTCTGACCCATGACGGAGACGTGGTGCGCTACTCGGGTGCACGCCGGGGCGGCTCACCCTCGTACGAGGTGGCCGTCCGGCCCGGCCGACCGCTGACGCCGACGCAGCGGGACGTCTGGCTGACCTCGCGGTGGCGCGCGTACACACGACGGCTGGGGATGCTCTGGGAAACGCCCGTCGAGCACGAGCCCTGGTCACTGCGCGCCGCGGTCCTCGAGCGCTTCGAGGAGACCGTGACCCGGGCCGCGGGACTTCCCCCACCCGAAGCCGAGCCGGTGGTCCACTTCTCCGAGGGGGTACGCCAGGTGCGCATGGGCGCCTCCCGCCCGCTGTCGCCCTCACGCCCAGCCCACTGA
- a CDS encoding nitrilase-related carbon-nitrogen hydrolase: protein MSRVIRAAVFQTAWTGDKESMIQVHEQAARDAAAQGAQVLCFQELFYGPYFCQVQDPAFYEYAERIPDGPIVGRFQALAEELGIVLVLPMYEEEQPGVLYNTAAVIDADGSYLGKYRKHHIPQVKGFWEKFYFRPGNVGWPVFETAVGRIGVYICYDRHFPEGWRALGLEGAEIVFNPSATSRGLSAYLWQLEQPAAAVANEYFVGAINRVGTEELGDNDFYGTSYFVDPEAQFVGEVASDKETELVVRDLDLAKLREVRDRWQFYRDRRPDAYGPLTAP from the coding sequence ATGAGCAGAGTGATCCGTGCCGCCGTCTTCCAGACCGCCTGGACGGGCGACAAGGAATCGATGATCCAGGTCCACGAGCAGGCGGCCCGCGACGCGGCCGCGCAAGGTGCCCAGGTCCTGTGCTTCCAGGAGCTGTTCTACGGGCCGTACTTCTGCCAGGTCCAGGACCCCGCGTTCTACGAGTACGCCGAGCGGATCCCGGACGGCCCGATCGTGGGGCGCTTCCAGGCCCTCGCCGAGGAGCTGGGCATCGTCCTCGTCCTGCCCATGTACGAGGAGGAGCAGCCCGGGGTCCTGTACAACACCGCAGCGGTGATCGATGCGGACGGCTCGTACCTCGGCAAGTACCGCAAGCACCACATCCCGCAGGTCAAGGGCTTCTGGGAGAAGTTCTACTTCCGTCCCGGGAACGTCGGCTGGCCGGTCTTCGAGACCGCCGTCGGCAGGATCGGCGTCTACATCTGCTACGACCGCCACTTCCCGGAGGGCTGGCGCGCGCTGGGTCTGGAAGGCGCCGAGATCGTCTTCAACCCGTCGGCCACCTCGCGGGGTCTGTCCGCCTACCTGTGGCAGCTGGAGCAGCCGGCGGCGGCCGTCGCCAACGAGTACTTCGTCGGCGCCATCAACCGGGTCGGTACCGAGGAGCTCGGCGACAACGACTTCTACGGGACCTCGTACTTCGTGGACCCGGAGGCCCAGTTCGTCGGCGAGGTGGCCAGCGACAAGGAGACCGAACTGGTCGTCCGCGACCTGGACCTGGCCAAGCTGCGCGAAGTCCGCGACCGCTGGCAGTTCTACCGGGACCGCCGTCCCGACGCGTACGGCCCGCTGACGGCTCCGTGA
- a CDS encoding DoxX family protein — protein sequence MNVFLWILQAVLAAMFGMAGVMKSAQTMDKLAEKLAWVKDFSPATVRFIGVVEFAAAVGLILPAATGIAPVLTPLAATGLVITMLLAAMTHARRKEPQAIAFNAVLLILAALVAWGRFGPYAF from the coding sequence ATGAACGTCTTCCTGTGGATTCTGCAGGCCGTCCTCGCCGCCATGTTCGGCATGGCCGGTGTCATGAAGTCCGCCCAGACCATGGACAAGCTGGCCGAGAAGCTCGCCTGGGTGAAGGACTTCTCGCCGGCCACCGTCCGCTTCATCGGCGTCGTGGAGTTCGCCGCCGCTGTCGGTCTGATCCTGCCCGCGGCCACCGGCATCGCCCCCGTGCTCACCCCGCTGGCCGCGACCGGCCTGGTGATCACGATGCTCCTCGCCGCCATGACCCACGCCCGCCGCAAGGAACCCCAGGCGATCGCCTTCAACGCCGTCCTGCTGATCCTGGCCGCCCTGGTCGCCTGGGGCCGCTTCGGCCCCTACGCCTTCTGA
- the hydA gene encoding dihydropyrimidinase yields the protein MTRTVIRGGLVITASDEIHADVLIEDGRIAALAASGTPAAEAFTAERAIDATGKYVIPGGVDAHTHMELPFGGTFASDTFETGTRAAAWGGTTTIIDFAVQSVGHSLREGLDAWHAKAEGNCAVDYGFHMIVSDVNQETLKEMDLLVEEGVTSFKQFMAYPGVFYSDDGQILRAMQRSAENGGLIMMHAENGIAIDVLVEQALARGETDPRYHGEVRKALLEAEATHRAIKLAQVAGAPLYVVHVSAMEAVAELARARDEGLNVFGETCPQYLFLSTDNLAEPDFEGAKYVCSTPLRPREHQAALWKGLRTNDLQVVSTDHCPFCFVGQKELGRGDFSKIPNGLPGVENRMDLLHQGVVDGHISRRRWIEIACATPARMFGLYPKKGTIAPGADADVVIYDPHAEQVMSAQTHHMNVDYSAYEGKRTTGRVETVLSRGEPVITEREFTGRAGHGVYTPRSTCQYLN from the coding sequence ATGACCCGTACCGTCATCCGCGGTGGTCTCGTCATCACCGCGTCCGACGAGATCCACGCCGACGTCCTGATCGAGGACGGCCGCATCGCCGCCCTCGCCGCGTCCGGCACCCCGGCCGCCGAGGCCTTCACGGCCGAGCGGGCCATCGACGCCACCGGCAAGTACGTGATCCCGGGCGGTGTCGACGCCCACACCCACATGGAGCTGCCGTTCGGCGGCACCTTCGCCTCCGACACCTTCGAGACCGGCACCCGGGCCGCGGCCTGGGGCGGAACGACCACGATCATCGACTTCGCGGTGCAGAGCGTGGGCCACTCGCTGCGCGAGGGGCTGGACGCCTGGCACGCCAAGGCCGAGGGCAACTGCGCCGTCGACTACGGCTTCCACATGATCGTCTCCGATGTGAACCAGGAGACGCTCAAGGAGATGGATCTCCTGGTCGAGGAGGGCGTGACCTCGTTCAAGCAGTTCATGGCCTATCCAGGAGTGTTCTACTCGGACGACGGCCAGATCCTGCGCGCCATGCAGCGCTCCGCCGAGAACGGCGGGCTGATCATGATGCACGCCGAGAACGGCATCGCGATCGACGTGCTGGTGGAGCAGGCGCTGGCCCGCGGCGAGACGGATCCGAGGTATCACGGCGAGGTCCGCAAGGCCCTGCTGGAGGCCGAGGCCACCCACCGCGCCATCAAGCTCGCCCAGGTCGCCGGGGCCCCGCTGTACGTGGTGCACGTCTCGGCGATGGAGGCGGTCGCCGAGCTGGCCCGCGCCCGTGACGAGGGGCTGAACGTCTTCGGCGAGACCTGCCCGCAGTACCTGTTCCTGTCCACGGACAACCTCGCCGAGCCCGACTTCGAGGGCGCGAAGTACGTGTGCTCGACCCCGCTGCGGCCCAGGGAGCACCAGGCGGCCCTGTGGAAGGGCCTGCGCACCAACGACCTCCAGGTGGTCTCCACCGACCACTGCCCCTTCTGCTTCGTGGGCCAGAAGGAGCTGGGCAGGGGCGACTTCTCGAAGATCCCCAACGGTCTCCCGGGCGTCGAGAACCGCATGGACCTGCTGCACCAGGGGGTCGTCGACGGACACATCTCACGCCGCCGCTGGATCGAGATCGCCTGCGCCACCCCCGCCCGGATGTTCGGCCTCTACCCGAAGAAGGGCACCATCGCCCCCGGCGCGGACGCCGACGTCGTCATCTACGACCCGCACGCCGAGCAGGTCATGTCCGCCCAGACGCACCACATGAACGTCGACTACTCGGCGTACGAGGGCAAGCGCACCACCGGCCGGGTCGAGACCGTCCTCTCGCGCGGCGAACCCGTCATCACCGAGCGGGAGTTCACCGGACGCGCGGGACACGGCGTCTACACCCCCCGCTCCACCTGTCAGTACCTCAACTAG
- a CDS encoding NCS1 family nucleobase:cation symporter-1 — protein MTDTAPTAIPPSAQVTLPDGRVEIAPGSPQPSGAYANEDLLPVPVAKRTWTTYNFSALWVGMAHNTASWTLASGLIAVGMDWKQAVFTIALANVIVLIPMLLTGHAGPKYGIPFPVFARASFGVRGANLPAVVRALVACGWFGIQTWIGGEAIYFLAGKLIGDSWSNASHVGGYAWTMWLSFAIFWVLQVAIIYRGMETIRRFENWAAPFVIVGALVMLWWMSSKAGGFGPLFDQPSKLGWGADFWKLFAPSLMGMIGFWSTLSLNIPDFTRYGRSQKAQTWGQALGLPTTMTLFAFLSVLVTSGSQAVYGKPVWDPVQLAAKTDNVVGLLYALVTVLVATLSVNIAANLVSPAFDFSNIAPRRVSFRTGALITSVLAVLIFPWKLYSDPQGYIFTWLGLVGGLLGTVAGILIADYWVLRRTRLDLTDLYRSGGRYWYGGGWNWRAVLAFVVGGVLAIGGADFHPLIDGRPVPALKPLADYGWAVGLGTSMVLYLLLMLARGRDDAMS, from the coding sequence ATGACCGACACCGCTCCCACGGCCATACCGCCGTCCGCCCAAGTCACCCTCCCCGACGGGCGCGTGGAGATCGCCCCGGGCTCCCCGCAGCCGAGCGGTGCGTACGCCAACGAGGACCTGCTGCCGGTCCCCGTCGCCAAGCGCACCTGGACCACGTACAACTTCTCCGCGCTGTGGGTCGGCATGGCCCACAACACGGCGTCCTGGACCCTGGCCTCCGGCCTGATCGCGGTCGGCATGGACTGGAAGCAGGCGGTGTTCACCATCGCCCTGGCCAATGTGATCGTGCTGATCCCTATGCTGCTCACCGGGCACGCGGGACCCAAGTACGGCATCCCCTTCCCGGTCTTCGCCCGGGCCTCCTTCGGCGTGCGCGGCGCCAACCTCCCCGCGGTCGTGCGAGCGCTGGTGGCGTGCGGCTGGTTCGGTATCCAGACCTGGATCGGCGGCGAGGCGATCTACTTCCTCGCCGGGAAGCTCATCGGCGACAGCTGGTCCAACGCCTCCCACGTCGGCGGCTACGCCTGGACCATGTGGCTGTCGTTCGCGATCTTCTGGGTGCTCCAGGTCGCCATCATCTACCGGGGCATGGAGACGATCCGCCGCTTCGAGAACTGGGCGGCGCCCTTCGTGATCGTCGGCGCCCTGGTGATGCTGTGGTGGATGAGCAGCAAGGCGGGCGGTTTCGGCCCGCTGTTCGACCAGCCCTCCAAGCTGGGCTGGGGAGCGGACTTCTGGAAGCTGTTCGCGCCCTCCCTCATGGGCATGATCGGCTTCTGGTCCACGCTGTCGCTGAACATCCCGGACTTCACCCGGTACGGCCGCAGCCAGAAGGCCCAGACGTGGGGCCAGGCGCTCGGCCTGCCGACCACCATGACGCTGTTCGCGTTCCTGTCGGTGCTGGTCACCTCGGGTTCGCAGGCGGTGTACGGCAAGCCGGTCTGGGACCCGGTGCAACTGGCGGCGAAGACGGACAACGTGGTCGGGCTGCTCTACGCCCTGGTGACCGTGCTGGTGGCGACCCTGTCGGTGAACATCGCGGCCAACCTGGTCTCCCCGGCGTTCGACTTCTCCAACATCGCGCCGCGCAGGGTGAGTTTCCGCACCGGTGCCCTGATCACCTCGGTCCTCGCGGTGCTGATCTTCCCGTGGAAGCTGTACTCCGACCCGCAGGGCTACATCTTCACCTGGCTCGGCCTGGTCGGCGGCCTGCTCGGCACGGTGGCCGGCATCCTCATCGCCGACTACTGGGTCCTGCGACGCACCCGGCTCGACCTCACCGACCTGTACCGCTCAGGTGGCCGCTACTGGTACGGGGGCGGCTGGAACTGGCGGGCCGTGCTGGCCTTCGTCGTCGGCGGGGTGCTGGCGATCGGCGGCGCGGACTTCCATCCGCTGATCGACGGCCGCCCCGTTCCCGCCCTGAAGCCGCTCGCCGACTACGGCTGGGCGGTCGGCCTCGGCACGTCGATGGTGCTGTACCTGCTGCTGATGCTCGCGCGAGGCCGGGACGACGCCATGTCCTGA